The following are encoded in a window of Haloarcula halophila genomic DNA:
- a CDS encoding succinate dehydrogenase hydrophobic membrane anchor subunit: MAEHYSSFERGGRRWLFQRLTAVFLVGVLAFHFMLLHFVNHAANITFAGTQVRMSQVGYFATMWLFLVTATFHGVNGVYNALVNQGLKGTQQTAIKYLLAVAGLLLIAQGTRVAVAMTNLV, from the coding sequence ATGGCCGAACACTACTCCTCGTTCGAGCGCGGTGGCCGCCGCTGGCTCTTCCAGCGGCTCACGGCGGTGTTCCTGGTCGGCGTCCTGGCGTTTCACTTCATGCTGTTGCACTTCGTCAACCACGCCGCAAACATCACCTTCGCCGGGACGCAGGTCCGGATGAGCCAGGTGGGCTACTTCGCGACGATGTGGCTGTTCCTCGTGACCGCGACGTTCCACGGCGTCAACGGCGTCTACAACGCACTCGTCAACCAGGGGCTCAAAGGCACCCAGCAGACCGCGATCAAGTACCTGCTCGCAGTTGCCGGCCTCCTGTTGATCGCACAGGGGACCCGCGTCGCAGTCGCTATGACAAACCTCGTCTAA
- the sdhC gene encoding succinate dehydrogenase, cytochrome b556 subunit, whose product MSQSYNRGTVEDFGRWREFTAGMWAWIFHKFTGWVLVGYLFTHIAVLSTSLGGAELYTNTLQGLEALLVVRFLEIGLLAVAVFHILNGIRLLMVDLGVGLEAQDKSFYLSLVLTGAIVVASVPTFLGGPLA is encoded by the coding sequence ATGAGTCAGTCTTACAATCGCGGCACCGTCGAGGACTTCGGACGGTGGCGGGAGTTCACAGCCGGGATGTGGGCGTGGATCTTCCACAAGTTCACCGGCTGGGTGCTCGTCGGGTACCTCTTTACCCACATCGCCGTCTTGAGCACCTCCCTGGGAGGGGCAGAACTCTATACGAACACGCTCCAGGGGCTGGAGGCCCTGCTCGTCGTTCGATTCCTGGAGATCGGATTGCTCGCCGTCGCCGTCTTCCACATCCTCAACGGCATCCGTCTGTTGATGGTCGACCTCGGCGTCGGACTAGAGGCACAGGACAAGAGCTTCTATCTCTCGCTGGTGTTGACGGGTGCGATCGTCGTCGCCAGCGTGCCGACCTTCCTCGGGGGGCCACTCGCATAA
- a CDS encoding succinylglutamate desuccinylase/aspartoacylase family protein has protein sequence MDEAEPFTYDGGRVDPGETQNVRYTVSETYMGDPVRLPVTIVNGPRPGPTVFLSAAAHGDELNGIEVVREVAHEWNHDDLAGTLVCLPVLNVPAFLAQERYLPIYDRDLNRSFPGNPDSTSAKRMAHEVFRNFLAPCDLGLDFHTSTRGRTNMLHVRADMTDSAVARVANAFASNLIISSEGPSGSLRREASAAGVPSVTIEMGEAHRFQRSLIDNALDSVRSVLAEFGLLESEVVRWPGWRTVVENGSDDKIWIRADAGGLVDMHHERGGLVHADETICTITNPFKTDAIEVSAPFTGLLVGVLENPLVYPGNPLCHLVSLDQRTRRAIEQSERVERTAR, from the coding sequence ATGGACGAAGCCGAGCCGTTCACCTACGACGGTGGCCGGGTCGACCCCGGCGAGACACAGAACGTCCGCTACACGGTCAGTGAGACGTACATGGGTGACCCGGTTCGGCTCCCGGTGACGATCGTCAACGGGCCACGTCCTGGCCCGACCGTCTTCCTCTCGGCTGCGGCCCACGGGGACGAACTCAACGGGATCGAGGTCGTGCGGGAAGTCGCCCACGAGTGGAACCACGACGACCTCGCGGGGACGCTGGTCTGTCTCCCCGTGTTGAACGTTCCCGCCTTCCTCGCACAGGAGCGGTACCTCCCGATCTACGACCGCGACCTCAACCGGTCGTTTCCCGGCAACCCGGACTCGACGAGCGCCAAGCGGATGGCCCACGAAGTGTTCCGGAACTTCCTGGCACCGTGTGATCTGGGACTGGACTTCCATACCTCGACCCGTGGCCGAACGAACATGCTCCACGTACGGGCGGACATGACCGACTCGGCTGTCGCCCGCGTCGCGAACGCCTTCGCGTCGAACCTGATCATCTCTTCGGAGGGGCCGTCGGGGTCGCTGCGCCGGGAGGCCAGCGCCGCCGGCGTCCCGTCGGTCACGATCGAGATGGGCGAGGCCCACCGGTTCCAGCGTTCGCTGATCGACAACGCCCTCGACAGTGTCCGATCGGTCCTGGCGGAGTTCGGCCTGCTCGAGAGCGAGGTCGTCCGGTGGCCGGGATGGCGGACCGTCGTCGAGAACGGAAGCGACGACAAGATCTGGATTCGTGCGGACGCCGGCGGGTTGGTCGACATGCACCACGAGCGAGGGGGGCTGGTCCACGCCGACGAGACGATCTGTACGATCACGAACCCGTTCAAGACCGACGCGATCGAAGTGAGCGCACCGTTTACCGGGTTGTTGGTCGGCGTCCTGGAGAACCCGCTGGTCTACCCCGGCAATCCACTGTGTCACCTCGTGAGTCTGGACCAGCGGACCCGACGGGCGATCGAACAGTCCGAGCGGGTGGAGCGGACGGCTCGGTGA
- a CDS encoding RimK family alpha-L-glutamate ligase, whose translation MNTDITLGVLSLHSSKETKAILNAAEELGYGTEWLRAENTTIDVTDGTMELTPSVDVIANRLLLSSNEDPAEGIGLALTLAKQAPMLNEPIAATTALHKFASAAALAESNVPVPDAVMALSNDNLNRARTRFGDRAVYKTAIGTHGGGTWMVELDDPVNAKIGNRHAFLQRFVDHDAQRHHDLRVYVVGDEIVGAMNRYAPDGEWRTNVALGGSVEDMTGQLPEAVRSIARRATDAIGLDYAGVDIVEGHDGYYVLEVNPTAGFRGLFKATGVSPAPYIAKLAIERAGGSVPDSELQRLQGTLDDSRPTCMPRKTTERSSETIVVGYIEEVVVTGTRGTKTILAKSDTGATRTSIDTRLAAEIGTGPILDIVNVKSGSVKGGRSRPVVDLVVGVGGTQHTVTASVEDRSHMDYPLLLGRDILKHYQVDVTRRADDETDPDTEEEEETAEE comes from the coding sequence ATGAATACGGACATCACGCTCGGGGTACTGAGTCTCCATTCGAGCAAGGAGACGAAGGCGATCCTGAACGCGGCCGAGGAGCTGGGATACGGGACGGAGTGGCTCCGGGCCGAGAACACGACGATCGACGTCACCGACGGTACGATGGAACTCACCCCGTCGGTCGACGTCATCGCGAACCGACTGTTGCTCTCGAGCAACGAGGACCCGGCCGAAGGGATCGGTCTCGCGCTGACGCTCGCAAAGCAAGCGCCGATGCTGAACGAACCCATCGCGGCGACGACGGCACTCCACAAGTTCGCAAGCGCCGCGGCGCTGGCCGAATCTAACGTCCCGGTCCCCGACGCCGTGATGGCGCTGTCGAACGACAACCTCAACAGAGCGCGCACGCGGTTCGGCGACCGAGCGGTCTACAAGACCGCGATCGGGACCCACGGCGGCGGAACGTGGATGGTCGAGTTGGACGACCCCGTCAACGCGAAGATCGGGAACCGCCACGCCTTCCTCCAGCGGTTCGTCGACCACGACGCCCAGCGCCACCACGACCTCCGTGTCTACGTCGTCGGCGACGAGATCGTCGGCGCGATGAACCGGTACGCACCCGACGGGGAGTGGCGGACGAACGTGGCACTCGGTGGCTCGGTCGAGGACATGACTGGACAGCTCCCCGAGGCGGTCCGGTCGATCGCCCGGCGGGCCACCGACGCGATCGGCCTCGATTACGCCGGCGTGGACATCGTCGAAGGCCACGACGGCTACTACGTGCTGGAAGTCAACCCGACCGCCGGGTTCCGGGGGTTGTTCAAGGCCACCGGCGTCAGTCCGGCGCCGTACATCGCCAAACTGGCGATCGAGCGAGCCGGTGGGAGCGTCCCGGACAGCGAACTCCAACGGCTTCAGGGGACGCTGGACGACTCCCGGCCGACCTGTATGCCCCGGAAGACGACCGAGCGCAGTTCCGAGACGATCGTCGTCGGCTACATCGAGGAGGTCGTCGTCACCGGCACCCGCGGGACGAAGACCATCCTCGCGAAGTCCGACACCGGCGCGACCCGGACCAGCATCGACACGCGGCTGGCCGCCGAGATCGGGACCGGACCCATCCTCGACATCGTCAACGTCAAATCCGGCAGTGTCAAGGGCGGGCGCTCGCGCCCGGTCGTCGACCTCGTGGTCGGAGTCGGCGGGACACAACACACGGTCACGGCCAGCGTCGAGGACCGCTCACACATGGACTATCCGCTGTTGCTCGGTCGAGACATCCTCAAACACTACCAAGTCGACGTGACCCGTCGAGCCGACGACGAAACGGACCCCGACACGGAGGAAGAGGAAGAGACAGCCGAGGAGTAG
- a CDS encoding DNA-3-methyladenine glycosylase family protein: MTESPHEQLRSDEYLGPLVDHHGDLTLDPADDLFQRLVTSILRQQVSMASAAATRERLFEAIEVTPEGVQAADDQLLKDAGLSRQKTRYVNAVADAFLEEGYSRESLAEMDDDAVRAELTAITGVGEWTANMQLLFSLGRPDVFPVGDLGIRKGFETVVGEGYDRAEMATFAQRWAPYRSYASLYLWRAEEDIADGVAEVVEE, from the coding sequence ATGACCGAGTCACCCCACGAGCAGTTGCGCTCCGACGAGTACCTCGGCCCGCTGGTCGACCATCACGGCGATCTCACGCTGGACCCGGCCGACGACCTCTTCCAGCGGTTGGTGACGTCGATCCTGCGCCAGCAGGTGTCGATGGCATCGGCAGCGGCGACCAGGGAACGGCTGTTCGAGGCCATCGAGGTGACCCCGGAGGGGGTACAGGCAGCCGACGATCAGCTACTGAAAGACGCCGGTCTCTCCCGGCAGAAGACCCGGTACGTCAACGCCGTCGCCGACGCCTTTCTGGAAGAGGGGTACTCGCGGGAGTCCCTCGCCGAGATGGACGACGACGCGGTCCGGGCGGAACTGACTGCGATCACCGGCGTCGGCGAGTGGACGGCGAACATGCAACTCCTCTTCTCGCTCGGGCGACCCGACGTCTTTCCCGTCGGGGATCTCGGGATCAGAAAGGGGTTCGAAACCGTCGTCGGCGAGGGGTACGACCGTGCGGAGATGGCGACGTTCGCCCAGCGATGGGCGCCCTACCGGAGCTACGCGAGCCTCTACCTCTGGCGGGCCGAGGAGGACATCGCCGACGGCGTCGCCGAGGTCGTCGAGGAGTAA
- the cysE gene encoding serine O-acetyltransferase, whose product MFETLRDDVRTALAKDPAARNTVEVILTYPGLHAVWLFRVAHALFEGGFPFAARLLSHVTRLLTGVEIHPAADVGDRLFIDHGMGTVVGETAEIGDDVLLYHGVTLGGASMRREKRHPTLGDDVTVGADATLLGPITVGDGATVGAGSVVVEDVPPGTTVAGNPAKPIDDRATDDTSRRAADC is encoded by the coding sequence ATGTTCGAGACACTCCGAGACGACGTTCGCACCGCACTCGCCAAAGACCCCGCTGCCAGGAACACCGTCGAGGTCATCCTCACGTATCCGGGGCTCCACGCCGTCTGGCTCTTCAGAGTCGCCCACGCGCTCTTCGAAGGGGGGTTCCCGTTCGCCGCACGGCTCCTCTCGCACGTGACTCGGCTGCTCACCGGTGTCGAGATCCACCCCGCCGCCGACGTCGGTGACCGGCTGTTCATCGATCACGGAATGGGAACTGTCGTCGGTGAGACCGCCGAGATCGGGGACGACGTCCTGTTGTACCACGGCGTCACGCTTGGCGGTGCATCGATGCGCCGCGAGAAGCGCCATCCGACGTTGGGCGACGACGTGACCGTCGGCGCGGACGCGACGCTTCTGGGTCCGATCACCGTCGGCGACGGCGCGACGGTCGGCGCCGGCTCCGTGGTCGTCGAGGACGTTCCACCGGGAACGACCGTCGCCGGGAACCCGGCGAAACCGATCGACGACCGCGCGACCGACGACACCTCCCGTCGGGCGGCTGACTGCTGA
- a CDS encoding 3-hydroxyacyl-CoA dehydrogenase/enoyl-CoA hydratase family protein: MDFEEIETITVLGAGNMGHGIAEVAALAGYDVRMRDIKDEFVQDGYDDIEWSLNKLAEKEQLTQDEADATLDRITPLVDVEEAVSDADVVIEAVPEKMEIKKDVYEEVEEYAPEAAIFATNTSSLSITELSEVTERPEQFCGMHFFNPPVRMQLVEVISGAHSSEETLDTIEQLAEAFDKSPVRVRKDSPGFIVNRILVPLMNEACWLVHDDEATIAEVDSTTKFDIGLPMGSFELSDQVGNDVGLHVLEYMHEVLGEPYAPCPLLEEKVENEELGKKTGKGFYDYENGGVDIPTDAGSDHVENRLLAVMANEVGKLVENDVAPVGDIDDAVMLGGGFPEGPAKLADKAGLETLVETLEAAHEETGGERFAVSGGLRNAATEGGFYGSDDEGTTEFENIVVDYPGEMVGHVELDRPHRMNTVSPDLMDELSEAIDLLAEDDDVRAILLTGAGDKAFSAGADVQSMASNATPLEAVELSKKGQETFGKLEECPMPVVAGIDGYALGGGMELATCADLRVASERSELGQPEHNLGLLPGWGGTQRLANIVGEGRAKEIIFTAERYDAAEMADYGFVNEVVANDELDDRAFELAADLAAGPPVAQRFTKRAMHAGRDDTEAGLEVESQAFGHLIGTDDVMEGITAFMGDGEPEFEGK; encoded by the coding sequence ATGGACTTCGAGGAGATCGAGACGATCACGGTACTGGGAGCCGGAAATATGGGCCACGGCATCGCAGAAGTCGCAGCGCTGGCCGGCTACGACGTGCGGATGCGGGACATCAAAGACGAGTTCGTCCAGGACGGCTACGACGACATCGAGTGGTCGTTGAACAAACTCGCCGAGAAAGAGCAACTCACACAGGACGAGGCCGACGCGACACTCGACCGGATCACCCCGCTGGTCGACGTCGAGGAGGCGGTCAGTGACGCCGACGTGGTCATCGAGGCAGTCCCGGAGAAGATGGAGATCAAGAAAGACGTCTACGAGGAGGTCGAGGAGTACGCGCCCGAGGCGGCCATCTTCGCGACGAACACCTCCAGTCTCTCGATCACCGAACTCTCGGAAGTGACCGAGCGGCCCGAACAGTTCTGCGGGATGCACTTCTTCAACCCGCCGGTCCGAATGCAGTTGGTCGAGGTCATCTCCGGCGCTCACAGCAGCGAGGAGACCCTCGATACCATCGAGCAACTGGCCGAGGCCTTCGACAAGTCGCCGGTCCGCGTGCGCAAGGACTCGCCCGGCTTCATCGTCAACCGCATCCTCGTCCCGCTGATGAACGAGGCCTGCTGGCTCGTCCACGACGACGAGGCCACCATCGCCGAAGTGGACTCGACGACAAAGTTCGACATCGGCCTCCCGATGGGGTCGTTCGAACTCTCCGACCAGGTGGGCAACGACGTGGGCCTGCACGTGCTTGAATACATGCACGAGGTTCTGGGCGAGCCCTACGCGCCGTGTCCGCTCCTCGAAGAGAAAGTCGAGAACGAGGAACTCGGAAAGAAGACCGGCAAGGGCTTCTACGACTACGAGAACGGGGGCGTCGACATCCCGACCGACGCCGGGAGCGACCACGTCGAGAACCGCCTGCTGGCCGTGATGGCGAACGAGGTCGGCAAACTCGTCGAGAACGACGTCGCACCGGTCGGCGACATCGACGACGCCGTCATGCTGGGCGGTGGCTTCCCCGAAGGTCCCGCGAAGCTGGCCGACAAGGCCGGACTGGAGACGCTCGTCGAGACCCTGGAGGCGGCCCACGAGGAGACCGGCGGGGAACGGTTTGCCGTCTCCGGGGGGCTCCGGAACGCGGCCACGGAGGGTGGCTTCTACGGGAGCGACGACGAGGGGACGACCGAGTTCGAGAACATCGTCGTCGACTACCCCGGCGAGATGGTCGGCCACGTCGAACTCGACCGTCCCCACCGGATGAACACGGTCAGTCCCGACCTGATGGACGAACTGAGTGAGGCGATCGACCTGCTGGCCGAGGACGACGACGTGCGTGCGATCCTGCTGACGGGGGCCGGCGACAAGGCGTTCTCCGCCGGGGCCGACGTCCAGTCGATGGCCTCGAACGCGACCCCACTGGAGGCGGTCGAACTCTCGAAGAAGGGCCAGGAGACCTTCGGGAAACTGGAGGAGTGCCCGATGCCCGTCGTCGCGGGGATCGACGGCTACGCGCTGGGTGGCGGGATGGAACTGGCGACCTGTGCGGACCTGCGAGTGGCCTCCGAACGCTCGGAACTGGGACAGCCCGAACACAATCTCGGCCTCCTGCCGGGGTGGGGCGGGACCCAGCGGCTGGCCAACATCGTCGGCGAGGGCCGGGCGAAAGAGATCATCTTCACCGCCGAGCGCTACGACGCCGCGGAGATGGCCGACTACGGCTTCGTCAACGAGGTCGTCGCAAACGACGAACTCGACGACCGCGCGTTCGAACTGGCCGCCGACCTCGCCGCCGGCCCACCGGTCGCACAGCGGTTCACCAAACGGGCGATGCACGCGGGCCGCGACGACACCGAGGCGGGTCTGGAGGTCGAATCCCAGGCCTTCGGCCACCTCATCGGCACCGACGACGTGATGGAGGGGATCACCGCGTTCATGGGCGACGGCGAACCGGAGTTCGAAGGGAAGTAA
- a CDS encoding ATP-binding protein yields MTESPVLYVGHDHETAATLGDDVTTVGSLDEALSALDGVGCIVSEYDLGERDGLELLDAVRDRRPTVSFVLVPETGDGEIASRAVDADVTALLPQDLPEYGRRLRERVGELQNPDAGEGGPLFSKIVDGVGVGVALYAADGRYRYVNPNYVEMLDRSRQSLVDTPIWEINPEIDPDQFEEYWDSFDVGETRRAETTHRRSNGTVLPVETHTTAITVGDRRYHVGTITDISDRLADRTELERQNERLEQFASVISHDLRNPLDVAMGRTTVLSEECDSEHLTVISGALDRMDALISDVLTLAREGREITDPQQVELAQVAETAWKTVGTQQATLSVEELGVVRADASRLQRLFENLFRNAVEHGSTGNRTASDDAVEHGRVDGADITITVGRFDPEGSVGGFFVADDGVGFEDVDPDEVFEEGFTTSETGTGFGLAIVQSVAEAHGWTVRARQSEQGGARIDVLGVEWR; encoded by the coding sequence GTGACCGAATCGCCGGTCCTGTACGTCGGGCACGATCACGAGACGGCCGCGACGCTGGGAGACGATGTGACGACTGTCGGCTCCCTCGACGAGGCGCTTTCAGCGCTCGATGGAGTCGGTTGTATCGTCAGCGAGTACGACCTCGGCGAGCGTGACGGACTCGAACTGCTCGATGCCGTCCGGGATCGGCGACCCACGGTCTCGTTCGTACTCGTTCCCGAGACCGGCGACGGCGAGATCGCCAGCCGTGCCGTCGACGCGGACGTGACCGCCTTGCTCCCGCAGGACCTCCCCGAGTACGGGCGTCGCCTCCGTGAGCGGGTCGGTGAGCTACAGAATCCCGACGCGGGCGAAGGTGGGCCACTGTTTTCGAAGATCGTCGACGGTGTGGGCGTCGGCGTCGCGCTATACGCCGCAGACGGTCGGTACCGCTACGTCAACCCGAACTACGTCGAGATGCTCGACCGCTCCCGTCAGTCCCTCGTCGACACTCCGATATGGGAGATCAACCCGGAGATCGATCCCGATCAGTTCGAGGAGTACTGGGACTCGTTCGACGTGGGCGAGACACGCCGTGCAGAGACGACACACCGGCGGTCGAACGGGACGGTACTCCCGGTCGAGACACATACCACGGCGATCACCGTCGGCGACCGCCGATACCACGTCGGGACGATAACCGATATCAGCGACCGGCTAGCCGATCGGACTGAGCTCGAACGACAGAACGAGCGACTCGAACAGTTCGCCAGCGTGATCAGCCACGACCTCCGGAACCCCCTCGACGTGGCGATGGGGCGGACGACAGTCCTCAGTGAGGAGTGTGACAGCGAGCACCTGACGGTGATCTCGGGAGCGCTGGACCGGATGGACGCACTCATCAGCGACGTGCTCACGCTCGCACGCGAGGGCAGAGAGATCACGGACCCACAGCAGGTCGAGCTCGCGCAAGTCGCCGAGACGGCCTGGAAGACCGTCGGTACCCAGCAAGCGACACTCTCTGTCGAGGAACTGGGGGTGGTCCGGGCCGACGCGAGTCGGCTCCAACGACTGTTCGAGAACCTGTTTCGCAACGCCGTCGAACACGGTTCGACGGGCAATCGGACGGCGTCCGATGACGCCGTGGAACACGGCCGCGTCGACGGCGCAGATATCACGATCACCGTCGGGCGGTTCGACCCCGAGGGGTCGGTCGGGGGATTCTTCGTCGCCGACGACGGCGTCGGGTTCGAAGACGTCGACCCCGACGAGGTGTTCGAGGAGGGCTTCACGACGAGTGAGACGGGAACAGGATTCGGACTCGCGATCGTCCAGAGCGTCGCCGAAGCCCACGGCTGGACAG